The following DNA comes from Candidatus Polarisedimenticolia bacterium.
TCTTGGGAAGGCCGCTTCTTCTCATCAGAACAGCTCCTGGATCCAGGTCTTCATGCGTCCGCCCATGCGGGCGAAAAAGAAGGGATTGGTGGGCGGCTGCACCTCCACGCGCCGCGTGCGGTGGCGCAGGCCGTACAGCACCAGCCCGACCGGCGTGCTGAACAGCGGGCTGTTCACGCCGTCGGTGAGCCCCGCCACGTTCGACGGGGCCGCCCGGCGCACGGGCATGTCCAGCACGTCCTCGGCGATCTCGGGGATCCCTTCCATGATCGAGCCTCCCCCGGTCAGGACGGCGCCGGCGTTGATCGACTTGTCGAAGCCCGCGCGGACGATCTCCTCGTTGATCAGCGTGAAGATCTCCTCCGCCCGCGGCTGGATGATCTCGCAGAGGATCTGCCGCGACAGGACCCTGGACTTCCGGCCGCCCACGCTCGGGACCTCGATGGTGTCCTCCTCGCTCACCAGTCCCGGGACCGCGCAGCCATATTTCTTCTTGATCCGCTCCGCCTCAGGGACGGGAGTCCGCAGCCCCACGGCGATGTCGTTGGTGAAGTGGTCCCCGCCCGTCGGCAAGATGCTGATGTGCCGGATCGCCCCGCGCTCCAGGAGGGCCAGGTCGGTGGTCCCGCCTCCGATGTCGACCAGCGCCACCCCCATGTCCTTCTCGTCCGGCGTGATGGTGGCCTCGGAGGCGGCCAGCTGCTCCAGCACCGTGTCCTCCACCTCGATGCCGGCCCGGTTCACGCAGTTCACGATGTTCTGCACCGCCGAAATCGAGCCGGTGACGATGTAGACGTTGGCCTCCAGCCGGGTGCCGGTCATCCCCACCGGGTCCCCGATGCCGTCCTGGTCGTCGACGATGAACTCCTGCGGCAGCACGTGGAAGATCTCGCGGTCGGGCGGAATCGACACCGCCTTGGCGGCGTTGAGCACGCGCGCCACGTCGGCCCGCGCCACCTCGTGGTTCTTCGAGGCGATGGTCACGACGCCGCGGCTGTTGAAGCCCCGCACGTGTCCGCCGGCGATGCCGACGAACGACTTCTCGATCGCCACGCCCGCCATCAGCTCCGCCTCCTCGACCGCCGACTTGATCGAGTCGACCGTGGCGTCCAGGTTGATGACGACGCCTTTGCGCAGGCCCTTGGAGGGGCAGGTGCCGAACCCGACGATATCCAGACCCCCATGCTCGTTCGGCTCGGCCACGGTGACGCTCACCTTGGTCGTGCCGATGTCCAGACCGACGATGTGCCTGCTACTTCGACCCATGCTGGGTGCTCCTCTGTGCCGCGGGCAGGACGGTGATGCGATCCTTCCACCTGAGGTCCACGTATTCCATCGCTCCATAATTGGCCGCGAGGTAGTTCCTCACGGCGAGATAGTTGTCCAGGTTCAGCACGAAAGCGTCCGGGCTGACGCGCAGCGGCGCCGAGCCGTCGTTGAGCCGCACCTCGAGGAAATCGTCCCGTCCCACATCCACCTGCGAGACCTGGTCCGCGAGCTCCGGGCGGGCCCGGTACAGGGAGTTCACGAAGGCCGCGCCCAGCGCGATCTTGTGCTTCAGGGTCTCGCGCCCGGCGCGATCCAGCCCCGTGAGGATGGGGAAGTCGTAATCGGCGTAGCGCGGCCCGAAGCGATCCAGCAGGACCCCTTCTCCGTCGGCCAGGTAGAGAGTGCTGCCGATGCGCACCAGCACCTCGGGCACGCGCTCCTCGACCTGGATGAGAAGCGCGTCGGGGATGCGCCGCTTCACGGTGGCCACCTTGATCCAGCTCTGCGATTCCATCTGCCCCTGCAGCCCCTGCAGGTCGGCCGCGAAGATGTTCTCGCCGATGGCCCGTTGCGTCACCGACTGCAGCTGCGCCTTCGGGGCCGAGGGAGAGCCGGAGATCAGGACGCGGCGCACCGCGAAGCGCTGCGAGTGGGTGAGGTAGTGGTAGGCCCCCCAGCCCGCCAGGCCGACCACCGCCAGCGAGCCGAGGTGGACCCCCGCCCAGGTCGCGCCGCGCAGCAGCGACTGGTTGCGGCGCCGCTTGCGCACCTGCTCGTTGCGCGACAGGCGCAGGAAGCGCTCCTCGGGCGAGGGGACGATGACGTTCTTCACGACCAGACCACCACTTCCATCTCCAGCTCGATGCCGGCCGTCTTGAGCACAGTCTGGCGGATCAGGTCGGCGAGCCCCATCACGTCCGCGAAAGTGGCGCCGCCGGTGTTGACGATGAAGTTCCCGTGGATCTCCGAGATCCGGGCGCCGCCTCGCTGCGTTCCCTTGAGGCCCGCGTCCTGGATCAAGCGTCCGGCGTGCGAGCCGGGAGGGTTCTTCCAGACACACCCGGAGCTGCGCACTCCCTGCGGCTGAGTGCGCCGCCGGTGCTCGCGGATCGGCCGCAGGATCTGCTCGATCTCCTCCGGCGCGCGCCGCGCCAGCTGCAGCACCGCCTCCACCACGGCGCGCTCCCCGATGAAGGGGGCGCTGCGGTAGGCGAAATCGGCGGCGCCCACCGTCCGGCGCTCCACCCGCCCGTGGCGATCCAGCAGCGTCACCTCGCGCACGCTGCTCTGCATCGAATCCTTGAAAGCCCCGGCATTCATCCGGATCGACCCCCCGAGGCTGCCGGGAATCCCTTCCGCCCACTCCAGGCCGGAAAGCCCGAGCCGGGTCAGGCGGTTCACCAGGACGGGGAGGCGGGCGCCGGCTCCGACCCGGATGCGCTCCTCGTCTTCGACCATCGCCTCGTCGGGAAGATCGGCGAGGCTCACCACCACGCCCCGGTAGCCGGAATCAGCCACCATTAAGTTGGATCCGGCGCCCAGGAAGGCCACCGGGATCCCCTCGCCGGTGAGCCCCTCCAGCGCCTGGGCGAGCTGCGGGATCTCGCCGGCACGCAGCAGGTAGTCGGCCGGGCCGCCCACTCCTACCGAGGTCGCGCGGGCGAGAGGGAAGTCCTTCTCGAACTCGACGCCGGAAGCCGCCAGGATCTCCTCGGCCTTCTCCGCCCATCCGCCGCTCAATCTCGTCTCTCCATGAAGTTCGCTGCGCCGGCGCGCGATGCCTCGCCCACTCACGCCGCCGGGCCTTTCTGCTTGAGAAACTCTTCCCCGGCGCGCCACACCGATCCGGCACCCATCGTGATCACCAGGTCCCCGGGCCGCACGCGCTCGCTCAGGAAGGCCGGAACATCCTTGAGGCTCTTCACCAGGGTCACATCGCCGTGGCCGGCGCCGCGGATCGCCTGCGCCAGCGAATCGGCGTCCACGCCGGGCACCGGCGCCTCACCGGCGGGGTAGATATCGGTCACCGCCAGCACGTCGGCATCGCCGAAGCAGCGCGCGAACTCCTCGCGCAGCGCCGCGACGCGCGAGAAGCGGTGCGGCTGGAACACCACCACGAGGCGGCGCTCCCAGCCGCGCCGCGCCGCCGCGAGCGTCGCGCGAATCTCGGCCGGGTGGTGGCCGTAGTCGTCCACCACCAGCACGTCCCCGACGTTGCCCTTCAGCTGGAAGCGCCGGTCGGCACCGCGGAACTGCGCCAGATGGGAGGC
Coding sequences within:
- the murB gene encoding UDP-N-acetylmuramate dehydrogenase; amino-acid sequence: MSGGWAEKAEEILAASGVEFEKDFPLARATSVGVGGPADYLLRAGEIPQLAQALEGLTGEGIPVAFLGAGSNLMVADSGYRGVVVSLADLPDEAMVEDEERIRVGAGARLPVLVNRLTRLGLSGLEWAEGIPGSLGGSIRMNAGAFKDSMQSSVREVTLLDRHGRVERRTVGAADFAYRSAPFIGERAVVEAVLQLARRAPEEIEQILRPIREHRRRTQPQGVRSSGCVWKNPPGSHAGRLIQDAGLKGTQRGGARISEIHGNFIVNTGGATFADVMGLADLIRQTVLKTAGIELEMEVVVWS
- the ftsA gene encoding cell division protein FtsA — encoded protein: MGRSSRHIVGLDIGTTKVSVTVAEPNEHGGLDIVGFGTCPSKGLRKGVVINLDATVDSIKSAVEEAELMAGVAIEKSFVGIAGGHVRGFNSRGVVTIASKNHEVARADVARVLNAAKAVSIPPDREIFHVLPQEFIVDDQDGIGDPVGMTGTRLEANVYIVTGSISAVQNIVNCVNRAGIEVEDTVLEQLAASEATITPDEKDMGVALVDIGGGTTDLALLERGAIRHISILPTGGDHFTNDIAVGLRTPVPEAERIKKKYGCAVPGLVSEEDTIEVPSVGGRKSRVLSRQILCEIIQPRAEEIFTLINEEIVRAGFDKSINAGAVLTGGGSIMEGIPEIAEDVLDMPVRRAAPSNVAGLTDGVNSPLFSTPVGLVLYGLRHRTRRVEVQPPTNPFFFARMGGRMKTWIQELF
- a CDS encoding cyanophycin synthetase, whose protein sequence is ASHLAQFRGADRRFQLKGNVGDVLVVDDYGHHPAEIRATLAAARRGWERRLVVVFQPHRFSRVAALREEFARCFGDADVLAVTDIYPAGEAPVPGVDADSLAQAIRGAGHGDVTLVKSLKDVPAFLSERVRPGDLVITMGAGSVWRAGEEFLKQKGPAA
- a CDS encoding FtsQ-type POTRA domain-containing protein, encoding MKNVIVPSPEERFLRLSRNEQVRKRRRNQSLLRGATWAGVHLGSLAVVGLAGWGAYHYLTHSQRFAVRRVLISGSPSAPKAQLQSVTQRAIGENIFAADLQGLQGQMESQSWIKVATVKRRIPDALLIQVEERVPEVLVRIGSTLYLADGEGVLLDRFGPRYADYDFPILTGLDRAGRETLKHKIALGAAFVNSLYRARPELADQVSQVDVGRDDFLEVRLNDGSAPLRVSPDAFVLNLDNYLAVRNYLAANYGAMEYVDLRWKDRITVLPAAQRSTQHGSK